A region from the Leptolyngbya iicbica LK genome encodes:
- a CDS encoding CsbD family protein, whose product MQLIFSYERIKKVLIVCTLAIAASCSLLLGWGTPAYAGTDAADVIQDRAEQEFDRMAGEGSVNQIKGKAREDLGRVQRQFGDDIEGAAQQAKGKAQKDIGRTQAAADQAADAAQERAENVVDKVKDFFD is encoded by the coding sequence ATGCAGTTAATCTTCAGTTATGAACGAATTAAGAAAGTGTTGATTGTATGCACCTTAGCGATCGCGGCTTCCTGCAGTTTACTGCTGGGCTGGGGCACGCCTGCATACGCTGGCACAGATGCGGCTGATGTCATTCAAGATCGGGCCGAACAAGAGTTCGATCGCATGGCAGGTGAAGGTAGCGTCAACCAAATTAAGGGCAAGGCCCGTGAAGATTTGGGCCGAGTACAGCGCCAGTTTGGTGATGATATCGAAGGTGCTGCCCAGCAAGCTAAGGGTAAAGCTCAGAAGGATATTGGTCGCACCCAAGCTGCTGCTGATCAAGCCGCTGATGCTGCACAAGAACGCGCTGAAAACGTCGTTGATAAAGTTAAAGACTTTTTCGACTAA